CAGACCCCCTCAACAAAGGCTGGGTTATTGCTCTCAGTGCATCAGTGCGCGATGTGTTTGATACGAATATTGTTGTGGAAGAATACTTTACTCAAGATTATCAACATATGAACATGCAGACTAGGGATCTGAGACGAATAAATATTAGTGGTGTTGATCTTAGTTGGAAAATGACAGACTTAGAAGGAACAACAGTTGATGCAACTCCCCAATAATAAATCGATAATTATTTTGTAGATTGTATATCTTTTATATTATTGTGACTTTTCATGGCAAGGTGTTTATGGtgcttaatttttatttatttatataagtTCATAATTGATATATCTGATATACTTACTGTGATTATGATCTTGTTCCAATGCAGGTTTAGGAGATGAATGAGAACCAGAGTTTCGGGGGCCCTAATACTAGCTCTGAGGGCCCTAGTATTAGTTCTGGGGGTCCTAGTTCGTCATCGTTATCTAGAAGTataactttcaattttttattttgaaaacataaTAATTATGCTAATTACATTAAATGAATACCATTTTGCTTACTAATaatgtcatattttttttattgtaggGCGTAAGAGAGGCCATACAAGAGCCATCCATGTCTATAATAGGCCAAGTACTGATAAAAAGATATGCGGAGaaatgattttgatgttatagTTGGTGATTACGGAGCTGAATTTTTCACATTCTGTGGTACTCTTGCTAGGTCCCCAACACTACTACCGTTAGATTATCATGATTGGAGAGTGATTCTGAAGCATTACAAAGAAGATACGTGGAATAGGATTAAGGTATGGTGATATCACATCTTATATGCATGTATAAAGGAACTAAGAAGGCATAGGTATGTTGTTATTGTTGATGAGTTTAGACTTCCATCTACTAATTCCATATGTTTAATAGAAAACGTATAATGTGCCGGACTTAGCCCAACGTGTTGTGTTTATGAGAATTGACCACTCATGGCGGGATTACAAGGGAGAACTGAAAAAAGTGACAGAGGAAAAATATCCTAATCTATTGAATGCCCCTCGCCCTATTAATCTTGTAGAAATTCCAGAAACTCAGTGGGAGTACCTCATTGGGAGGTGGACATCTTCAGACTGGCAggtaatatgattttttttaatcaatgtaTTAACATAATTTCATTTGATTGAAATAATTATGATACATATTTTGCTGATGGATTTTATGTATGATAGGATAaatctacaaaaaataaagagagtaGATCAAAACAAACTATGTCTCATACAGTCGGCAGGAGGGGCTTTGCACAGGTGGCTGAAGACATACGGGCTGAAAACCCAGATGACGAGGGACCTTCCAGAGTACAATTATTTAAGAGAACCCATACAAGGAGAGATGGCAGCATCATAGATCAGGCAGCGAGAGAAATCATAGTAAGTATTCTAAGGCTGTTGTTCGATAGTAATCTCAACCCCTTTCATTCActgttgctgtatttttttaaagcaattcattatcagattttgggaccctattttttccctttttctcttctcaattTGTGATGCTTGAGATTTTTCTAGATCATGCAAATGTATATGAGTCAGTCTGAAAGCACAATGCTGGCTAGCTTTCAAAACGCCCTTTAAGATAAGTCATCTGCAAAACATGAATTCTAGGCAGATTTGCGCGTCTCTATGGAAATGACCATAACTTTCTCACCCAAGCTCCATTTGACCTGATTAAAATTTTCCTGGAAAGCCAGCTCATATATCTTCATTTCTTTTGCTCTGATCTCATTCAAATTCTAATTATATCATAGCTCAAAACATATCTGAAGCTGTTGTTGCTACTAGTCTTTGCATCTGCTACTCAACTGGCTGCCTGTATATTTACAACCACATTGCCCATAACAATTGCAACAACACTAGTGTGCACAATAAGGATGTATGATCAACTCTCAAAAGCTTACTCCCATTGGATGGTTGAATAGAAAGTAATTGCAGAACTCAAATAATTACAAATTTTGCAGTCGCAGGCTTCATAAACCCTGATTTGATGGCTGAAATCAAACAATCTTCATAATCAGCATTATGTATATTGCAAGGTAACCTAGTACTAAGTATGGAATGTatgttattttctattttgatgttaACCTGTTTTACATTGGTTTGTAGAACAAGATTGATGAGAAATTGGAGGAACAACCCccaaaaatgagagaaatgagacCTGTCCAAGACAAAGCGTTTGTGGAAGTGGTTGGCCTAGATTCAAGTGGTCGAGTGCTCGGTCAAGGCTTAGGTGTAAAGCCGATTACTTTTGGCACCACACCAAAAAATATTGAGTCAAGATGGCAGCAAGAAGAAGCGCAAAGAGAAGTACGAGAATTGAGGGAAGAGCTTAGAATTGTGAGAGAAGAATTGACAGAAATGGGTACTTTAAAAGAAAAGTTGGCAGAAATGGACACTTTGAAAGAAAGGTTGACAGAAATGGATGCAATGAAGCGCCAAATAAAAATTATCACCCGAGGGCTCTTGGGTAGAGGTAGTTCATAGTGTTCAGTTAACTTATGTAagttaaaaattattaaattttgttGGTTTGTTTATCTTAAGTACTATATATATTAATCTTGATCACCTATTAATTTGAGCGGCTGATAATTAAGGCTGTTGCATAAGGTGGCCTAGATTTTGACAGTCTATCTGTACAAGTAAACTTTCAGGCCCTCTTTCTTACATCCATCAATTCTATGTTAGGTTGAGACTAAAAACGTTTAGAATCAGAAATCACAAGATTAGATTGCAGGACAAATCCTTAGGAACCAGAATAGGGAGATCTAAAATAACTTGAAACTGAGGAATCTGATGCGGCTGTAATCTAGGTTGGAGGACAATATGGAATAGGGGAATAAACCGTCAAAATATGgttccaatccaatggttggatctgAAGTTGtagcataactgactatgctatgaacagtggAATAAAGAaggccttggtggactcgaaccaccatcctcttggaacatgctcatgttccaagtgctctaccaatttgagctaaagacccatcaagtagtatTTTATCAAAGAGccaactgtttttttttttttttaaatggcttgTTGCCCTTATCGAATTCTATAGTGATTCAGATTCAAGTTGCTGTGCTGATTCAATAACAGAGTTAGTGGTGATTCCATAGTACATATCTTTTCTTATTCCATTTTCTTTATATCCATTCATGTAATTCTAGAATAATTAGGGGGGTTAGGGGTAATATCAAAACCCCTAACAAACTTCTGGTTTGGtgcttttattattaaatacaAGGGGATAGAGCCTCCTATGATAGAATACACAACTATCTATCGCACAGAGTGCTCGATCTCTCCCACCTTGCggggttttatttttctctcctttctctcttcttcttcttcttctctcattctTTTCTTGATTTGTTTACCTAGATTCTGGTTCGTAACAACTTTAATGGTAAATGTGTACAAGAGCATCTCTAAAAACCTAATGTTAAATGAGCTTTTGAGTCATTTTAGTTTCCATCTTTCAGGAAGGCAAGCAATCCTTGATAGAGTTATTGATGCACAGAAATATGGAAACTAGAACTGATTAGCAGAATCAAGATCACCAAAACAGAGAAATAGGGCTGTTTAAGGAGAAAACTAATAATTCAGAATAGAGAGTTCAGATTAGCCTAATACCCTGGTTGAGTGAGTTCCTTAATAGTTGAATAAGTTGGCAAAATTTCAAAGAAATCTAATGGCTGGATGAGCTTGTGTGGGCAAGTCCTAGCACTGCTGAATACTAGATAGCAGTACAGGAACTAAAATTTCAAGTGCTCAATTGTAACAGAACATAACAAGATTTCAGAGAACTAGTATGCAAGAACTAGAATATAAAAGTTGAATTAAAACAGAATAGATTTCAAGTGGTGATTTCTACTAGAATTTAACCTGAActtaagaagaaaatagaggTGCTGTTGATTTCACAAAAAGTagaaaactaaactaaaagttgagctaataagaactagaagattgaagatatAGAATAAGGTAGGAATTGACTTAGCTAActtcattagaaaaaaaaaggggagctgttctctatgccgcagcgcagcctgcgcccaggcacatgggcagcctgtgtaggggggcagggtggtcattgcacccacccccatgtgcttgggcgcaggctgcactgcggcacaaagaacattctccctaaaaaaaaactcaaataacCCCATCAATTTGGACTAAACTAATCCTACCTGACAAATCTCATATTCCTTGTTCCTACCCTTactttaggcccattacaaCAAACATCCCTTGGACcgaaggcccaacacatatgtAACTTAGCCCAAgacttatttccactaaaataagcccacttCTTTGATTGCTGACTGGTGTATTTGTTGGTCCTTGTTCCATAAAGAGTGATCAGTGATGGCTTGGCCTTTGCTCCATAAAGAGTGGACAATGTGTAATTGTAACAAATGAGCCTATAAACCGAACATTCCCACCAATAATTCAAATTCTTCCTACGAGTAATGTGTATGATATCTTAAAATGGTATTGATTTAGGTCTCTTTGTCCCATCAATTATTCACCCTATAAAGCTATAACCCCATAGACATTCACTGTAGGTCATTCCTTCTACTTCCAAGCCATACAAGTTAAAACCATTACCTATTTTAGAGTCCATCAAACCTGAATATCTCCATACCACACCATGTCAATATTTACAACAACCCCAAAAGATAATTCAATTTGAAAATCTGTTTACGGCCATAGATTACCAATTAAAATCCTAGAAATTCCACCAAACAAATAAGGAAGCTCATCCCTTGGCTTAGTCAGAGCTTGACAATAAAGGAAACACCAATCATCCCCTACTACCTTAGAATATGCTCATGTACCACAATAGACACAAGAAATATAACTACTTCAAAGTGTCAATTTTTTGCCCTGATGATTTCAAGTATTCCCAGTTAAAAAATATATGGTATAAATCATGCTTCAGTATATTCATACCCTAAAGCAACTAATTGTGCAGAAATCCATTTCCAGCATTAAGGTATCATATCTCAGAAATCCATGCTTCAGTATGTTCATGCCCACTACCCCCCAGTTGAGGAATCaatagagaaagggagagagaaaagaaagcttTAGTGGTTAATTATTTAGGTAATATTATGGTGTCAAAGAGTATCAAAGGTCTTCACATTTTGTAGTGGGTCATTacagagaggagaagaaatggaaagCAAGAAGGGGGGGACATTCTTGAAGACAAGTAAGTAACATTAGCAATTTATCTAATGATTGTAAATTGTTGTAGTCTCAAACAATGATCATGTGGACATACTCTGTTTTTACTGTAATTAAGGTTACTATTTTCTATTCTCTTGATCTTCTCTTGAAGGTTGTCAATTCAGttttttgttcttcaatttcCTGCAATTGATTTCAAATCCGGTTCCCGCGATAGAGGGTTTCCTACTGTCACTAGGAATGCTAGAATTAGGGTTTGCTACAGGTCTGATTCAAGTTCCTCTTGAGTGGAACTTGACCAACCCTACAACTAAGAACAGAGGCTAGGAGCCATTCCTCTCGCAGCAAACATGATTCTATGGTGGAAATTTATCCTAGGGCCCAATACACCTCCAAACAAAGTAGGAAAAGCATCAAGTAAAGGATTTTCTGATCAGAATATCTAAGCATAATGGACTGCCAGTGAGAGACATGAATCTCATTGTTTGGCACCACAAAGCATCGTGCAGGCTCAAGTCAGCCTTCAACAGAAATTTAACGCTTCGAAGGCCAAATGACAAGGAAATAATAATGCATACCCATAATGCAAAAATGAATGAGCGCAACATATAATATTTACTAAAGCCATTCAAATAATGAAAGATGAAGAAATATAAATCAGTATCAGTCATTAAAGTATCCCCATCAATAAGATTGTTGATACACATTGTTGTGCTCCTTCTGACTACTGTGCAGTGTACATGACTATTGTAGTTTAAGCTTCCTTATCTCACCAATCAGATGTATGCAGTGAATTATGATTTTATTCATTTCCAGTCTTGCACTCATCCATCTTGGTATCTACATCTTTGCTACATTCATTTTATGTTTGTGTTGTTACTTGGTTGCTTAACAAGATGTCTACAAGTATGAAATATTTGCTGTGCAATCAACTTAAgaaattgatatatatatatatatatatatatatatatatatatatatatatatttattccccccctcccccccccccaaccaagtTTTACAGAAGTAACATGGTATTGATccttgaaaggaaaagaagataatggttTAGTGACTGAAAATCATATGGTTAAGAATAATatttgggagaagaagaaagagaaactaTTCTCCTATACCTTTGTGTGTTTGGTCAGATTTATTGTGATTTGTATTTCTAGATCAAGTCAAAGGTTTGTTTCCTGAATCCTGAAACATATTTGAGGCAAATGTACTATCTAGATCTTTTTAAATCCATTCACCAGAGTAGCTCCTAAACTAGAACTTATTTATTtcctcatttttcttcttcagatATCCAAGTCTCATTAATTAGAGTCAATGGTTCTACTTGATAGTATCTGTTTAATTTGTGCATATCTCTCTTAGAAAATCAGATCATAATCACGAGGGAGTGTAGCAAGCCTACTTCAACTGCCATGTTTATCAGGTGAGTAACATGCTAGAATCTTTGAAAAAGCAAGCCTAGAGGTCCCAAATGGAGACCATGCACAAATACTGTGTTTTCATCTCATCCCAAACGTCACCATTCAGACCTGGACACACCAAGAAAATCATCTCCTATACCAACTCTAAATGCTAGCTGATGTAGAAtcaaattttaacaaataaaccaaTCTACAAGGGGAGCAATACACAAGGTACAGATGTAAATGGATGAGATCCTTTTGGTTCTATTTATTTTATCATGAAAATTAACTACAAAACCATTACTAATAGCAATTTTTGTGACTGTTGCAATCAAAGCAACGTTACTAATTTGTTACTTTGTTAAGAAGTAGTACCCAACAATGAAGATATGGGCATCTTGCTGTTAAGAATTCCATCTGGAAAACACAATTAGTCTGTCAATAAATTGGTCAATCCTGAAGGAATGGTTGAGAAGATTACAGGAGAGTGGAAGCACACCTCAATGAGTTCACAAAGATATAATTTCTCTTAAAACCGTTCTATAATGAAGTATTGCATTTTTTGAAGTGCTTGTGATAGAATAAAGTCTATGTTAAATCCCTTAAAGAGAGGATTTGTATGCCCTTTTCTGTTTGTCCTTTTTCTCCCCCATCTTCAAAATAGTTGAGTGACCTTGATAGTGGCTCTAACTAGTTTTTAAAATGCATTGAAGGGCCCTGTAACATCACCTTTTTGTGCACAAATATTTTGTGCATTCATGCCATCATCCATTGCCATAATAGTTCATGACTCTTAAAACCTACAATGGCATTTCACTAACAGATTGTTTCTtttgtgtttctctttttcttatgcCGTTATGTAAGATTAACTCAGTGGGCAAGGTCAGAGAGGTGGTTGGTTGCTCCTATGTCGTTGTGAAGGTGAGTAAAAAATACAATGAAGTTTATATTAACCTATTTTCTGGTTTAGCAaaaatctgatttctttctcttatggTTTTTCATCTTCCTACTGATGTGCAAGACTATAGGGAAGAATCTGAGGGTCTTAATATCATCCAGGAATATGTGAATTCACATTATGTTAATGCACTAAGAATTGAAGGTGAGTAAAAAATACAATGAAGTTCATATTAACCCATTTTCTGGTTTAGCAtaaatctgatttctttctcttatggTTTTCCATCTTCCTACTAATGTGCAGGACTATGGGGAAGAATCTGAGGGTCTTAATATCGTCCAGGAATATGTGAAGTCACATTATGTTAATGCACTAAGAATTGAAAGCTACATTGTTTGAGGTTTTTGACCTGGAGTCGATCAATGAGAACCTTTCgttttatttttccccttttgttgTTTGTAGTTGATAACTAGAATGGACTAAATGCAGTTATTTTTTGTTGGTGGTTGTGAATCAAGAGgggtttatttttttccttgttaaGTTGAGATtgaattaatatttttttaatgtttggtaTTTCACATTTAGTGGATGTTGGGCATTAGTAAAATTACTGCTTTATGTGGATGAATGTGTATTTTTATGGTCTGAAatgaatatatattatatatgaaacagGGGGTAGGGTACTCATGCAAGCTGTGCTGCAGCACGGAGAACAgtgcccaaaaaaaatatattacttTTGGCGGCATTATTTATCAAACGTCGGAATAATCTAAAATCTACCATATATAACGGCGCTTAAAAAACACCGCTGCCATATGTTTTACCTACGTTTACAAACAACTGCCGCAAACAACCTACATTTACCAACATATACTAGCATTTAAGAAACGCCGCTCGAGGATATTTTACCGGCATTTATGTAAACATGCCGCAAATAAATCATATTATACCAACGTTTACCATTCTATAGCGGCATTTCGAAAAACGCCGTTATAAAGTATATATGACGACATTTGTTAATAAACGCCGACGAAAGTATACTTACGCGGGCATATAGCATAAACACCGTGATACATTTTCGACGGTACATTTGACGACATATGTGGGGTGCGACGTTTATCACAAATGCCGCTGAAGCATATAGCGGCGTTTTTTAAGCTACGACGACACTTAAAAAACGCCACAAAAGACGCTTTTTCTTGTAGTAATGGGATGTGAAAATAACCCGAATCGATTCCTTTCCGCTATgtattcgggtatgggatgaaatagagatgtgttttctctatgacatggatcccattattttatgggacatcaaagagatggactgggcattggtttgtcataccaaatcCTAATAGGATCCTAGTAGGGAACCATGAGCGACCatggaaaatcctaaaaattgaaaatatgatGCCCAAACCAGTTtggggtgccctagggcaaccctggGGTTCTTTAAGGACAACCCAGGAGATCCCAAGAGTAGGAAACTcgaaaaatataatttattagtTTACCAAtgtgaaccaccatgatcccatggaccataGCATTGCCTACAGGTCCAACATTCTTAATGctgatttttcctttgattAGTGGTTAGTTTTGCCATGCTGCTTTAAGTGTGAATAATGCCTAATTATCTAAGCAaggttgttttgttttttcccctttttaggTAGAACTACGTACATAAGACTTACATTATATGTCTATACCAATACTATGATAACTCCATATTCCTCTCGTGTTACCTATGGATGACTCCCACCTCAAAGATTATGTAGATGTGACTATGATCAAATTTCTCTATAATGTTACACAAACATTAATTTTATAAGCTATAATCATTGATTTCAAATAGACATTTTATATTATAGTGACTAGTGAATAAAggtttaccaacaaaaaaaaaaagaaaaagaatagtgAATAAAGGAATCCGAGCAAAAAAAAATAGCGAATAAAGGACACAATAATAGATTATGTTGAATTGTAACGGTTATGAATGATTATTGGGGGATTTTATTATATCGCATTTTATTATATCAAACTTGTCACACTTAGGAGTTATGGGTGGGTTTAAGAGATAAACCGTTTATCTCTTGAACACATACAAGAGTGAATCATGAATCATGATACTCTATTATGGTATATTCATaagaaatgtaaaataaaaaaaaaagaacacaatAATTgataatgggagagggttacTTACGCCCCAATTCAAGAGGAATGTTCCATGTCACAACCACCTCTCCTCTACGTCCAtgtttcatctctctctctctctccctaatcGACAATGCTCCttcctttcaatctcttttaAATATTCCATCTCTTGGGTTATTGGAAGCTCGCtctatttccatttttattgttttcttattCTTGATTTTAACTTTTCCATTTAACTTGTTTTCTTTGTCCAAGTTCAAGGTTGCGAAGTGTATATATTTAGGCTGGGTTGGCATTCTCACTGGAGGAGTGTGGCCCTTAGACGCATGGGCAATGAGAATGCACATGCATGTTAGCATCATGAAGGGCgagatttctgcctttcatggggggtgaggcggtcatttcaccccttaTATGTCTAGGCATGGACGGTGCAAtctcccacagagaacttttctccatgtGTATATTGACTAAACATTAACGTTGTTGTATAGTAGTCTATTGACTAGAGGCCTCAACGTCGAAGACCCAAGATGTTATTTTCCAATTGATTAGTAGTTCTTTTACatctacccaaaaaacaaaaaaacttgtTCTTTTACAAAAGCAATTAGTATTTTCATCTCGTATGAgatgttttttttataataatacaAAATAAAGGACTATTAAACACCTCATatgttcaccaaaaaaaaaactcatatgagattttatttttatttttttaacatcCTCATAGGTTTCATAAGCCGATCGAGAAGCTCGACTTCTCCTTCATGGCCTTGTGCGCTAACCTCTTAATCAACTTAATTATATCATTTCTCACTTGAACACAAATGAAAGCACCATCAAGTAGACAATAAATATTCAAAATAATGGATAGATGATCTTCATTCATATATTTCTATTCACACTTTT
The sequence above is a segment of the Telopea speciosissima isolate NSW1024214 ecotype Mountain lineage chromosome 7, Tspe_v1, whole genome shotgun sequence genome. Coding sequences within it:
- the LOC122668476 gene encoding uncharacterized protein LOC122668476; this translates as MRRNDFDVIVGDYGAEFFTFCGTLARSPTLLPLDYHDWRVILKHYKEDTWNRIKKTYNVPDLAQRVVFMRIDHSWRDYKGELKKVTEEKYPNLLNAPRPINLVEIPETQWEYLIGRWTSSDWQDKSTKNKESRSKQTMSHTVGRRGFAQVAEDIRAENPDDEGPSRNKIDEKLEEQPPKMREMRPVQDKAFVEVVGLDSSGRVLGQGLGVKPITFGTTPKNIESRWQQEEAQREVRELREELRIVREELTEMGTLKEKLAEMDTLKERLTEMDAMKRQIKIITRGLLGRGSS